In Stigmatopora nigra isolate UIUO_SnigA chromosome 2, RoL_Snig_1.1, whole genome shotgun sequence, a single window of DNA contains:
- the LOC144192070 gene encoding protein mono-ADP-ribosyltransferase PARP12-like has translation MSDQVSNLILSVLCDEQGSLPFQDLLEKLSQKVTVAKSILHKILADDEKISIQKGVLPIEPDEVLSLDSVLVAKTSLRICQKKPDKCTTPCGSLHLCKFYVLETCVFGTKCKQPHSINIHNAELLKKLDLQNLSEKQLFQLLLQNDPYLLPEICSHYNLGEGVNGLCNFSSKCHKLHICKSYITTGICKQGSSCSRTHQINAEGHRSFVKFSLGFIMTLPKIYKNKCIIMGDYERASAAASGISAGLMMKRKPVSDSDKLEICLFFLKNLCTYNENCVRQHWQLPYRWQVLESSSSWKDLNDMEAIEKAYCDPAKESNDEYQRTPRQLVDFIGMTCNDSHVRRLSSPSSVTKSDHFILTTRWIWYWKALDGQWHEFEECPSNTETTITSKELENKYMENQKGQVAFSAGEEDYVIRFSQAGTQRMYQENINSLTRREVRRRPYFVSPSDMKALLEKETKDKRSAGAHSDAHQKTPVSKGA, from the exons ATGTCCGATCAAGTATCCAATTTGATCCTTAGCGTCCTGTGTGACGAGCAAGGCAGTTTGCCTTTTCAGGATTTGCTGGAAAAACTGAGTCAGAAGGTCACCGTCGCCAAGTCCATCCTTCATAAGATCCTAGCGGACGACGAAAAGATTTCTATTCAAAAAGGCGTCCTGCCCATCGAGCCGGATGAAGTTCTAAGCCTGGATAGTGTGCTGGTGGCCAAAACGTCTTTGCGGATCTGCCAGAAAAAACCTGACAAGTGCACAACACCGTGTGGGAGTTTGCACCTGTGTAAGTTTTATGTGTTGGAGACCTGCGTGTTTgg aaCCAAGTGTAAACAGCCACATTCAATTAACATACACAACGCAGAGCTTTTGAAGAAACTGGACCTCCAAAACCTTTCAGAAAAACAGCTGTTCCAACTGTTATTACAGAATGATCCTTACCTTCTTCCTGAG ATATGTTCTCACTACAATCTCGGTGAGGGAGTAAACGGTTTGTGCAACTTCAGCTCTAAGTGCCACAAGCTTCACATCTGCAAGTCCTATATCACCACAGGAATCTGCAAACAAGGCTCGTCATGTTCTAGAACCCACCAGATTAATGCAGAGGGGCACAGAAGTTTTGTAAAGTTCAGCCTAGGGTTCATAATGACACTccccaaaatatacaaaaataaatgcatcatCATGGGTGACTATGAAAGGGCTTCTGCTGCGGCATCtg gAATTTCTGCTGGATTGATGATGAAAAGAAAACCAGTGAGTGATTCTGACAAGCTGGAGATTTGCCTCTTCTTCCTGAAAAACCTCTGTACTTACAACG AGAATTGTGTCCGCCAACACTGGCAATTACCTTATAGATGGCAGGTTTTGGAAAGTTCTAGTTCCTGGAAGGACTTAAATGACATGGAGGCCATTGAGAAGGCTTATTGTGACCCAGCAAAAGAGTCAAATGATGAATACCAGAG GACGCCAAGACAATTGGTGGACTTCATTGGGATGACTTGTAATGATTCTCATGTGCGCCGCCTGTCCTCACCGTCCTCTGTCACCAAGTCCGATCACTTTATTCTGACAACACGCTGGATCTGGTACTGGAAGGCTCTCGATGGACAATGGCATGAGTTTGAAGAG TGCCCCTCTAACACGGAGACCACTATCACTTCCAAGGAgctggaaaataaatacatggaaaaccAAAAGGGCCAAGTAGCTTTCTCTGCTGGTGAAGAAGATTATGTGATTCGCTTCAGTCAAGCAGGAACTCAACGGATGTATCAGGAAAATATCAACAGTCTTACCAGGCGGGAGGTTCGGAGGAGACCATACTTTGTGTCCCCTTCTGATATGAAGGCCTTGCTGGAGAA AGAAACAAAGGACAAAAGGAGTGCTGGTGCTCATTCCGATGCACACCAAAAAACACCTGT GTCCAAGGGTGCTTGA
- the LOC144192063 gene encoding thromboxane-A synthase-like — MESVGDILKTFHTDFSGLTVTLGLLFLVLLYWYSTYPFSVLTRCGIKHPKPVPFFGNLFLFRQGFLHPMSDLIKTYGRVCGYYLGRRAVVIVADPDMLRQVMVRDFSSFPNRMTNRFANKPTSDCLLMLKNERWKRVRSILTPSFSAAKMKEMVPLIQTATTALMNNLDVYAESGEAFDIHRCFGCFTMDVIGSVAFATHVDSQNNPDDPFVRHAQMFFSFSFFRPIMLFFIAFPHIMAPLAGIIPNKRRRQMNEFFINSIQGIIRMREEQPPEQRRRDFLQLMLDARSSQDAVSLEDLDAAESEHAIPESSARRPSKKAITEDEIIGQAFVFLLAGHETSSNTLAFTCYLLAINPECQCQVQEEVDDFFSKHESTDYTNVQELKYLDMVVCEALRLYPPGFRFSREIEQDCIVNGVHLPKGAMVEIPVGFLHYDPEHWPEPEKFIPERFAPEAKVGRHPFVYLPFGAGPRNCVGMRLAQLEIKVALVQLFHKFNITTCSDTKIPLELKSSSTLGPKNGIFVKITRRDLNS; from the exons ATGGAAAGTGTAGGTGACATTCTAAAGACATTCCACACAGACTTCAGTGGATTAACTGTGACACTGGGCCTCCTTTTTCTTGTTCTACTGTACTG gtaTTCAACTTACCCCTTCTCAGTCCTCACCCGATGTGGAATCAAACATCCAAAGCCAGTTCCCTTCTTTGGCAATCTGTTCCTATTTCGACAA GGTTTTCTCCATCCCATGTCTGACCTGATAAAGACATATGGTCGAGTTTGCGG CTATTATTTGGGAAGGAGAGCAGTGGTGATCGTAGCAGACCCCGACATGCTGCGACAAGTGATGGTGAGGGATTTCAGCAGTTTTCCCAACAGAATG ACCAATCGCTTTGCCAACAAACCTACGAGCGATTGTCTGCTCATGTTAAAGAACGAACGGTGGAAAAGAGTCCGTAGTATCTTGACACCATCCTTCAGTGCTGCTAAAATGAAAGAG ATGGTTCCACTCATCCAAACAGCGACAACTGCCCTGATGAACAATTTGGATGTCTATGCAGAGTCAGGGGAGGCTTTTGACATTCACAG GTGTTTCGGGTGCTTCACCATGGATGTCATAGGCAGCGTGGCGTTCGCAACGCATGTGGACTCTCAAAACAATCCGGACGACCCCTTTGTCCGTCATGCTCAGATgttcttctctttttctttctttaggcCCATCATGCTGTTTTTCA TTGCTTTTCCACACATCATGGCTCCACTGGCAGGAATCATCCCCAATAAACGCCGTCGCCAAATGAACGAGTTCTTCATCAATAGCATTCAAGGGATCATCAGAATGCGGGAGGAGCAACCTCCTGAGCAG AGGCGACGGGATTTCCTCCAGCTGATGTTGGATGCACGCAGCAGCCAAGACGCAGTTTCTTTGGAGGACCTCGATGCCGCCGAATCCGAGCATGCCATTCCAGAGTCGTCTGCTCGTCGTCCTTCAAAAAAGGCAATAACGGAAGACGAGATCATCGGCCAAGCTTTTGTCTTCCTGCTGGCCGGCCATGAGACGAGCAGCAATACTCTGGCCTTCACGTGTTACCTCCTGGCAATCAATCCGGAGTGTCAATGTCAAGTGCAGGAGGAAGTGGATGATTTCTTCAGCAAACAC GAGTCCACTGACTACACCAATGTCCAGGAGCTGAAATATTTAGATATGGTTGTGTGCGAAGCATTAAGGCTCTATCCTCCTGGTTTCAG GTTTTCTAGAGAAATTGAACAGGACTGCATCGTGAATGGAGTGCACCTCCCAAAAGGAGCCATGGTGGAGATCCCAGTAGGATTTCTTCACTATGACCCGGAACACTGGCCTGAGCCAGAAAAGTTCATCCCTGAAAG GTTCGCGCCAGAAGCTAAAGTCGGTCGGCATCCGTTTGTGTACCTCCCTTTCGGGGCGGGACCACGCAATTGTGTGGGAATGAGGCTCGCTCAACTGGAGATCAAAGTGGCTCTGGTGCAACTCTTTCACAAGTTCAACATCACAACCTGCTCTGACACAAAG ATTCCACTCGAGTTGAAGTCATCAAGCACCCTTGGACctaaaaatggaatttttgtCAAGATTACAAGGAGAGATCTGAATTCTTAG
- the LOC144192083 gene encoding uncharacterized protein LOC144192083 — protein MWPYQGSSNPAYPPGHNPADPPPYSSLYPQPPQHQQYPPPQYPSGVNPGILPKASQVAKSNPGFSGPNPNPLAPPGYAVATTGYPVVHTGYLVAPAAVIQPVVPQCNPIVYHHYQSHYSHRGINPLYPINRGSTGGGLAGLAMGLLTHKVHKKLKTEKKLKKMQKKHKYNDYKCYSSSSCSDCD, from the exons ATGTGGCCATATCAAG GTTCATCGAACCCAGCTTATCCTCCTGGCCACAACCCCGCAGACCCTCCCCCCTACTCATCTTTGTATCCCCAACCTCCTCAACATCAACAATACCCGCCACCCCAATATCCATCAGGTGTCAACCCAGGCATATTACCCAAGGCCTCCCAGGTTGCGAAATCTAACCCAGGATTTTCCGGACCGAACCCCAACCCGTTAGCACCCCCTGGGTATGCGGTAGCAACCACTGGATATCCGGTAGTGCATACTGGATATCTGGTAGCCCCAGCAGCAGTCATCCAACCCGTGGTGCCCCAGTGCAACCCAATagtctaccaccactaccagaGCCATTACTCCCATAGGGGGATTAACCCGTTATATCCCATAAACAGGGGTAGTACTGGGGGTGGCCTAGCAGGCTTGGCCATGGGACTGTTAACacacaaagtccacaaaaagttgaagacagaaaaaaagctgAAGAAGATGCAGAAGAAGCATAAGTATAATGACTATAAG TGCTACTCATCGAGCAGCTGTAGCGACTGCGACTGA
- the cfap263 gene encoding LOW QUALITY PROTEIN: cilia- and flagella-associated protein 263 (The sequence of the model RefSeq protein was modified relative to this genomic sequence to represent the inferred CDS: deleted 1 base in 1 codon; substituted 5 bases at 5 genomic stop codons) has translation MEIQKLQDAFHSRIQHLQCLQIITFLGDSSYQIPSCSFVLLCCQDQTWEQINQGSLCTGLXQLTLRQKLCVAQKETAELIRIQQKDKEESEXILENYHVSLKELEQHRADIRNEKSDFECRLLKARKKSEMKELEKLLQDMQSKQATQCDQLKLKIQSLKAREKKLQFKLQEKKTQAETGLEELFLDYSEPTVDLEELXDKHLQATKWXGFSKLLNTATPTVAIKXLTSSQPRLWELNRFKLSLLHIFYLQVRSKAEARNKQLQRQMSTYQAPDVMHYMDVKDKHKQLQQTVRTWQRKVAIAEMTFKSKSCRKDGDFPNSVKLPDIAHGKA, from the exons ATGGAAATACAAAAACTTCAAGACGCCTTCCATTCCCGTATCCAACATCTACA ATGCCTTCAAATAATAACATTCCTAGGAGATTCATCTTATCAAATACCTTCATGCAGTTTTGTATTGCTGTGTTGTCAGGATCAAACTtgggagcagataaatcagggCAGTTTGTGCACTGGCCTTTAGCAACTGACCTTGAGACAAAAACTGTGTGTGGCACAAAAGGAAACAGCAGAATTGATAAGAATCCAGCAGAAAGACAAGGAGGAGTCTGAGTGAATTCTGGAAAACTACCAT GTCTCTCTAAAAGAACTGGAGCAACACCGAGCAGACATCCGCAATGAGAAGAGCGACTTTGAATGTAGATTGCTCAAAGCCAGGAAGAAGTCAGAAATGAAAGAACTAGAAAAGCTGCTCCAGGATATGCAAAGTAAG CAGGCGACCCAATGTGATCAACTGAAACTAAAGATCCAAAGCTTGAAGGCGCGGGAGAAGAAACTCCAGTTCAAGCTCCAGGAGAAAAAAACCCAGGCAGAAACAGGACTGGAG GAACTTTTTTTGGACTACAGTGAGCCCACTGTCGACCTTGAGGAACTCTGAGACAAACATTTGCAAGCAACTAAATGGTGAGGATTCTCAAAACTATTAAACACAGCTACACCGACAGTTGCAATTAAATAATTGACATCTTCACAA CCAAGACTGTGGGAATTAAATCGCTTCAAATTGTCACTACTCCATATTTTCTACTTGCAGGTGCGTTCAAAGGCCGAGGCCCGGAACAAACAGCTGCAGCGCCAGATGTCCACCTACCAGGCACCTGACGTGATGCATTATATGGACGTCAAGGACAAACACAAACAGCTGCAACAAACC GTCCGCACTTGGCAGAGGAAAGTTGCAATTGCTGAG ATGACCTTCAAGTCAAAATCCTGCCGCAAAGATGGGGATTTTCCAAATTCAGTCAAGCTACCAGATATAGCACATGGCAAAGCATAA